DNA sequence from the Trypanosoma brucei gambiense DAL972 chromosome 9, complete sequence genome:
ATCGTTGGCGCATTGATAGCTGGTGGTGTTCGCAATGTGCCCCGTCAAGTCATCTGCCGCCTCAGCGCCTTTTGTGGTTTGGTTGCTGTGATCATGTCAGTTTATGGTATTACAACCCAAGATATAATGATATATTACTTTGCTTCTGCGCTGTGGGGCATGTATGGAGGGATGGCGTTCACGGGGACTGAAGCGCTGTTTGCTGACAGTGTTGAATCAGGAAAGCGCGGCTTCGTGTACAACCTGAAGTGGATCAATGAAACAACAAGCTCATGCGTTGGCTCCCTTATCCTGCTTATCATGACACTCTACCTTGGAAACGACTGGGATACAAATGTCTTGAAGATTCTCATGTATACCGGTCTTGCCGTTCACCCCAccgctttctttgctttactCGGCatgaaagacaaaaacattCTCCACGTTGATGATGGGTGTGAAGATTGCGAGCAATTCGCATCGGAAGCAAGCCAACGTCGACTGACTGATGGTGACTCATCAACCAAACCTTTACTGGGAGGAACTAAGGATATAATCGAAGAGGACGGCTGGGATGAAGAatctgaggaagaggaaagaaattgcTGTGACTACCTCTGTACTGGGGTCACATCCTCCTGGCAATGGCTCTTCACTGTGTCAGCTTTACCGTTTTTGCTCGCGTTGGGTAATTTGCTTATTTCCGTTGGCTCTGGAGTCACAATGCAATacatttccctttattttataAAAGAacgacacgtaactcctatTATGTTTTTCATTACAAACATTGCTGTCAATATCTGTATCGCGCTTTCTTCCACGATGGTGCGTTATCTCAGCGAGCATCACCTTGATCGTGTGAGTGCCACCATACTCGTACGCACACTTAGTGCGTTTTTCATGCTGATAATGGGTATGGCTGAACTTCCTCTTGTTGCGCTTCTACCGATATATGTTTGCCGTAATGCTTTAATGAATTCCACCGCGGGAGTTACACGCAGTATCATTATGGACTGCGCTCGCAGGGAGAACCGTGCGATGTGGGCTGCATTcgagtgttttgtttctttcatgtGGTCGGCAAGTTCTGTAATGGGCGGATACATTGCTAGTGCGAAGGGATATAAGTATACATTTGTCATCACTGCCCTAATTCACTTTATTGCTATGTTTGTATTGGTGCCGGCCATATCTGGTGTGCGGCAGTTGGACAGACACGCAAAAGCGAAATCACGAACTTGAGTGGCATTGGTGAGGGAatgttgtttgttgctttgttGGTGTCGTATCTGCAACTCATATTTGGGAATGCGTGGGATCAGGAGCGATTGCCATGGGTCTTTGCTTTGGAAAagatctcttttttttttgttgattgcTTACTTGTACTACGTGTTGGTAGAACGGGCGCTTACGGGACTACATGCACTACTCAATATTCACCATTGGTAAGTTCCTTGGTCAGTGCCTGTTATTTtcaaatcttttttttcttttttcgtttttcaaTGGGGGTAATAAGTAGACGGTAACATTCATCCTTGTATTATCTGTGAGTGCCTGTCTGGCGTGTGTGGCCTCCATTTGGTTGAATAATTGTAGGTTCCCTTCTATGTGTCGCTGGCGTTTGCCACTGATTTTATTACCCTTTTCCGCTCTTATCTGCTGTTGCGGCCGTTATACCTCTGCTCCCAGTACCCTATTTTTCTTGGTGGGGGAAGCCGCTGTATTGGCGTGATGCATTATATATGCAGATGCACTGTCTAATCTCCGCGTTTTGTCCTTTCTGTGTTGTCCCTGTCCATGCTTAGTTGGTTTTCCTCCTGGCTCTCCTTTGTTATTTGTCGTTCAATTTTAATAGGCGATTCTGCATTCTTTGATGTCATGTGGGAAGCCCACGGACAATAATTCCAGGCTTGGTGGCGGTTGCGATGAAGGTGCCCCCGATTTTTCCTCACAGCAAGTAACGGATAGGCATTTGCATGGCTACATCGCTATGGCGCTGCCTCTTGTTCATGTTCTGCGGGAGCAACACACGTTGCGTGCCGAGGCAATTGCTCGCCAAATTACGGAGAAGTGGGGTGGTGAAGCAACTGCCGTGGAAAACTTGTTAAAACTTTTGGAGGAATACAATGCGGAAACGGGTAGCAATGTTGATGATACTTCCAGTCGTAGCACTAACTCGAGCCGGGAAGGTAGcacagatgatgatgattccTTAAGCGAAGACTGTGAAGATGCGTACTCGGGTGACGAGTGTAATGGAAGTACCCTGCAAACCCTACATGATGTTGTTGAGCGTGTGCGATCATTGGAGTCTTATACACATTCTCTTCCTGAGGCTGTTCGCGAGCCATCAACTGTTGCCGAGGCCGCAGAACCGCCGGTATTGCACGGAGATGATGGAGAGGAGTGTGAAGAGGAGTGTGAAGAGGAGAGACGACTATTAGAAGACATAGACCGCGCTGTGAAGCGAGAAATGGATAGATTGTCGATAATCAGGAAACATCGGTGAGGAACATGTACAGGCGTCAAAGGGTTATGCATATAATAGTTATGTTAGGGGGCTGTGTACGATCAACAAACTTATGCTCATCAGAAGAGGATAGTGAAATCGTTTGTGGAAACCGACTGCAACCTACGGAACCCACTGGCGGACGCAGAAGGGAGTTGTATGTGCGATGCTGAGCCGCGCGTTTCTCATCTTTCCACATATTTTTAAAGAGAATATATACGATATGATGACGTTGCTTTTCTCGTCGGTCCCATAGCTTTGTGATATCAAACCATGTTTCATTTCCCAGAGATGCTGATGGTGAAGTGGCCGCGAACAGCAAAGAAGCGTGAGTGGCGTGTGCTGATCGGCGGGTAATGGCCCAGACATGGTCTGCCTCCAGCCATGCACTGTTTGTTGGATCATGCAACCCACTATCCTGCCGATTTTATTAAATTTCGTGCATCTGTCTGCCGTTGCTGTCACAAGCACCCATATTTACCCTACCTCTGTTCTACCTTACCAGTGGCGAGATACTAGCTAAACCTGCGCTAAGGGGGGGAATTGGGCACCACAGTTCTCACCTCCGCGACCTCACCGTGCGTGGGGTGGGTGAACGGCGGTTGTACCCTGCTTCTCTACCCGTAGCGAAAAggcaaggaaaagggagggtaAAGACGGGGGGACTGCGCAGTGAGGTAGCAACCAAACGACTGAGGTGAAAACGAGTTCAACAGAATTACACCAAAGAGATGATTCTCCGGGGACGGTTAAGCGCCGCCCTAATACTTTCTAGTTACAGGACGGTAGTGACACCAGTCGCTCCACCACGCTACGTTCGTCGTCGAATACGGGAAAGTATGGTTCGCCATGTTCTAACCGCAGCACAACCCTTGACAGTGAGTGATCTCATAGATCTTGTGCGAGGAACTTGTGATGTTGAAGGTTACGCGTCAGCCCACCGTGAAGAACAAGGTGACGCCAGTTTTCCGAATTCATCATCTGATGAGCAACCCCCAACGCACGCGGTCGGgacagagaaagagaggcAAGTTAGACATCTCACCAACTTTCTGGTAGCCAACACTCCCGAACAGGGTGACACttcgtcatcatcatacaAGAAGCAATCAAACTACTTGATAGAATCAACGGTTCGACTTCTGCTCGCCGTTGACCCCCAGTTTCGCgtttcggtgggagggtatGTGTGCTACCCCAATTTGCCATCGATGATCATTGCATCAACGAATGTTGAACGTAACGAATCATGGGTGCGGTCGATGCGCTCTCTTGTGCGTGCGGAGGAGGCCGCACATAGGACTACCGTGGACTGTAATGACAACAGAACCACACGACGTATCGTCTCTGCACGAGCAGAAGAGGGTGCGCCCTCCCGGGGGTGGAGCTATATTGTAAGTCTTTGGTGCATGTTGGATCCCCTTTCGGAAACTCCGGAGGAAAATGATGTGGGGCGAAGGGATCTCAAGCAAGATACACAATGCTCTAAAAGAAACGCGAGTCGCGGAGGGGGCTCCTTCTCCGAACACCTTGCCGAGCTCTGGATTAAAACATATGACTCGAAGGAACTGCCCCCTCTTTTATGTGAAGGCTCACCGACGGGTGGTTGGCCTGGGGCTCGTCCTTGCGAGTTCCGTGAGTGTACTGAGGGAAACGATGCGCTTCGACGCTGGTGCGCCGAGACGCGTGAGGGATATGTGAACGACTTACTCTTGGCGAAGGCGGTTCTCGCGCCAGCGGCGAAGACGCTTTTGCAACAGGTTAATTTTCACATGGCGTATTTGTTCAACCTCATTGTAGGTGTGCCTATTACATTGGGGCGGTTGTCAGCCCTTGTGCAGTGGGAAAGCCATCCGTTTGCAATGCACTACCGCtcgtttcttcatttcgtcGTTCTGTTTACTGGTTGCTCTGCAGTCCTGCAAATGGAGCGCTATGAAATGCGACGGCGAGAGGTGCAAAAACGGTGGAGAAGTTTGCTATGGGTTCAGGTGCACGAGGAGTGGGAGCGCCAGCGGCAACAGCAGCTGGTGGGCCGTTTTGCCTCGCGCACACTCGTAGATGAGGCACACGCTAATACACGTACCGGGCAGGTTGAAGCGGCTTTGGCGAATGTAAGTGGCACTAGTGACGATTATGGTGATATAGGTGGTACTCCGAGAGTTTCTCTGGGCGCAGAGCATTACCGATTCTGGGTAACCAGTACTAGTGGCCCATCTGTGAGTCCGAAGTTTGCGGACGTGTGTCGATGTGTTTTCCTTATGCCGTCGGCGGGTATGGCACCGGTGGACGTGACAACGCGAAGTCCCTCTGAGGTGATGGACGACCTTGCGGCTATGGAGCAACGAAAcggtgaagaaaagggaggcaCGGTGAATGATATCGTCGTGTTTGCTGCTACTCCCTTTGTGCTCGAGCAGCGAATATGTCGTCTTGTAAGACTGTGGTGGTTACTTGAGGGACAGCGCACATCCCAAGACCGCACGAAtgatgttgttattactataCGGCGGCTCTCCCAGCTTTGTTTGTGGGAACACGAGTACGGCAATCCAGCTGCGTCACGCATGATGCTCCACTACCTTCAATCTTCCGAACATACAGAGGGCGTCATAAAGCTGGTGCCACCACCTGAACAGTCAGTGACAAAGCCTGATAGTGTTGACACTGCCGGGCAGTGGTTGGTAGTTGTTTCTCGGGCAAAGAAGACGGGAAAGAAGAGCGCGGAAATTGACGGTTCTTGACCACAGGAGTGAGTGCGTGTCCTTTGAGAGCGCAGAACGGATATCAGTCATCTGCCTATGGCGCGTCTCCCACGATTGATCGCTGTCGCACGTGTAGTTCGATGTATCACCCAGACACTCGTTTCCTCTATTTAGATTCCATGTTTCGGTGATTGCAATATGGCGGTCTTTCTTTAACCCGCCTTCCATTATATCGCGTGACTCACGGTTCTGCAATGGCCTCCGGTTTGGATTCAATCAAGATGGTTTCTGCTTCCCGAATTGAGAATGTGTAAACGTATTTTCTAAGTTTGTATGAATATATAACGGAGGAAGATATGCTACACCACCCCCACTGTTGGTTGATGTTTTGTAGCAGCGCCCTTTATGCGGAGAGACCTTCTGGTATGCAGTTGCTACGTCCAGCATGCTCGGGTAATGCGAAATTTTTTGTGCGTTGGAGCCAGCTTATCGTGTGTGTGCAGTGCCGCTGTACCTAGCTACGGATTGCGGTTCGGTTAAATGTGGTTGCATGCACGCGGTTACGTCCAGTGACGGGAAGCCCCATTGGTTATTGCGGGTAGCAAGCGGTGAAATAGTCACCTTAGCGATTATCACTGTGCGCGTGAGCCACGTGTGCATTTGTGTTGCGCGGCATGCTTTGTCATCTTTTACTCCTTGGCAATAGTGTGAGTGACGGGCGTTACCGCACTTGCTGTTCGTTTAAAAAGTGACAAGTACGGACGTGCGTTTTTGTGGTGTGCTGCAACACCTCTGTTATTTTCCTAAAAATAGAAGTTGTCAACAGATGATGCAAGTAAAGTATTCGAGGTTTCGTGTCGCCACGTAACgctcttcacttccttcgGTTGCCAATTCCACATTCGTGCATTTGgtgttcctcctttttaaCTAGACACATCACACCCCAGGCAATAACCTAAAAAGATGGTAGGCTCCAGCTTTTCCTCACGGCACGAAAGGCGAGATATGTCCCCTTATAGTACACGGGAAAATTTGGAGGCCGCACCGGTCCCACAACGGTGGTCACTGCTGTTTGTACACAGACATATGTGGCGCACAAAGCGTaggaaagtggaagaaaataatgtggGAGGCCTGCACTTGACACCATCCCTTGAGTTGGAGGAGATAACGGATGACGGTGATGTATGTTTACGGTGTTCGCAAGAGGAAGGGACCGAAAGGGACAATAGTAGCGAGAATGAACGGAGCTCTTCACCTGTGCCGGTACCACTCAATTCTGTTAACCCTCAGTTTCGACAAGCGGACGGAGCTGCACTGCCCGACGGTGACGTCGATACTTTGGGAATTTTACCGTCGCTGGCGCACCCAGTGGTGTTAGGGAAAGTCTTGGATGCTATTGAACTTGTGGCAAAGCATGTACAACATCTACACTGCACGAAATGCCCGCTTTGCGGGCCGCCGAAGCCGCCAACTTGGTGGTCCACCCCGCGCGCAAGAAGGCGTCTGAGAAGGGAGGATAACCAAGTTGGGATACGCAGCAGAGCTGACTGGGAAGCCGGGGAAACCTcacacaacaaagaaaatatctCTTCACCGTCATCTTTGATCGGAGCAGTACCACAGCGCAGCACGGTAGCGGCGTCTAGCACTTGCTGTAGTCACAAAGATGATGTGCGGCGCGCACACGTCCTTTCCAAAGCTGAACAATTTCTTCAACACATATATGACAGACGGAACCGGTTAATCGCGTCGCGGCCACTGATGTACGCTGTACCTGCCGAATCCCATGTGCTTTGGCGGGAGTGCTCCCAACTTGGTGGCGTTGCACTACTGGAGGCACTTCTTCTGGGGTTCACATCACAGGAAGTAACgtaatacatatatacatcgAGGGCAGCATACCTTGTGAAACTCATGACTGGTGCCATATTCCTGCATCTCTCTTTCTGCGACTTTCATAACTGATGGCACTATGAACATCGTCTTTTTTCATCACATTCAGCTTCTGTGCTGCCTTTTAGTGTGTCCACTCAATTTTTTTGAATTCATTTTGCGCTGTTCTGGGCCTTTACGGATAGTAAGTTAAATTCAGTGACTAAGGTAAACCCTACAGGGAGCTTGtttatcatttatttatcttaCTACACCAGTTTATACAAGCTCATACACACTTTCTCTCCACCTTCCTTATTTCTTTGTTAATTTCCCCACCGAGCTATATACTCCGCAGCATAAAGTGTCAGGTTCAAATAGCTGCCAGTTTTTGGCGTCTGTGGAAAGCGAACGATGAAGTCATCTGATCATGACGAAGAGGGCTTAGTCGATTTATTTGCCGCGGGTGACGAAGTAGAACCCGAATACACAATTGAACAAATGATTATCGATCGCCAGGAGTTGAGTCGTGAAGGGGAGACAGCTTGTGGCTTCACTCCGCTTTTCGACCGCTTCGACAATCCGACAAAGCGTGAGGAAGGTGTGGAAACGTCCCCCAAGTTGCCTTTACGGCCGATGCAAGTGTACTTCCGCAATAAGCGACACAGCCTTTGGGGTCATAAACTATGGAACGCGGCACGTTATTTTGTAAAGCGGATAGACAGCGGTATGATCGATGTGCGCGGGAAAACTGTGTTGGAACTGGGGGCGGGACTTGGTGTACCATCTCTCGCAGCATTCCGCAACGGCGCACGGTGCGTTGTAGTGACGGACTATCCGGACGAGTCGCTGATGGAGATATTGAGAATGAATACCGAAACAAATTGTACGTTGGACCAATTGGACCCTACTGCCGCAGAGTTTCTTAGGCAGGAAGCGGTTCGGTTGAAATCTGCGTATATGTCTGTTCACAAAGGACAGGAAACAGGGAAGGGTGATGAtcgggaaggaaaaggtgttCCATTGAATTCGCGGTGTGTCGTTCAGCCTCTACTGTGGGGTAACACTGATCATATTCGTGAAGCCCTCAAGCACACTAGTGGCACGGGCTTTGACGTGCTATTACTCTCCGACATTCTCTTTAACCATGTTTGTAACGATGACCTCGCGGGTACTGTTGTTCAGTTACTTCAACGTAGTCCAAAAGCGGCGGCGTACTGTGCCTTCTCCCACCACCGCGCGCACAGACAGGTGGAAGACTTGATGTTCTTTGATATATGTGCATCACGCGGCCTTTTGTGCGAGCAGATTGATGAGGAGGATTACCCTCTCATGTTCCCCGACGACCGTGGCCCGGAGGAGATACGGCGGCCGGTGAAGGTGTATAAGTTGTCACATCGGTTTGATGCGGCAGGTGTGCCGCTGGAGCCGGGGCAGGAAACGTATGATGTGGTAGTGCAGGGCACGGGCATGGTGGAGTGCTTTCTTGCCGCTGCACTTGCACGCAGTGGGGTGCGTGTGTTACAATGCGATGCCCAAGGTGAATATGGCGGACCGTTCAAAACACTGACGGTTCAACAGTTGCGAAAATATATTCTACAACCGCCCAACGACTCAGGTGATGGATCAAGCCCATCTGATGGCTACGCAGGTGGGAGCCAGCAGGTTAGTAGCAGGGGAAGTAATAAAGATCCGAGTGGTGTTGGGAACAATAACGGCAATGGGGACGAAAACACCTCGACCATATCGGTGGATTTAATGGATACACTCGATGTCCGAACGCAGCACCGCTTTCTGCTTGACCTCCTCCCTGTACACTACTTCTCTAAGGGTGATACCGTTCGAAAGTTTGTGGAGTCGGACATGGCACGGCATGCTGAATTTCAATGTTGCAGTAgttttgcctttttgtttcggtgTGGTGAGACTGACGAAAGCTGTGCATTCCGACTGCAAAGCGTTCCGCTGACGCGGGCACAAGTATTCTCTGCTGATCATATTGGACTGATGCAAAAGCGTCGTTTAATGAAATTTGTGAAGGATGTGGCTGCCCCACTCGCCGAACACCTGCATGCCCGGACAGCTGCTCTGGGTGAGGAAGAGCCCGGGCACACCGATGTGCAAGAGGTGGGAGAGCTTTTCCAGCAAGAGGTTTCCCAACATCCCAACGAAACACTTAGCGAGTTGCTGCGCCGGAAGTACGCTGTTGATGAGACGACATTAAATATTGTGACGCTTCTGGGGCAGTTGGAGACCTCATCTGAGCCCTGTATGCTGCGCGCTGTAGACCTGGTGCGCCAAGTATTAACATCTATTGGGGCTTACGGGGGTTCAACACCTTTTCTTGTGCCTTTGTATGGCGCCTCAGAGGTACCACAAAACATGTGTCGTATCGCAGCCGTATGGAATGCTGTGTTCGTGTTACGTCGGAGTGTAAGCCGTGTCTTGAAGGGTCTTGATACACCGACAGTGGAAATGAGCAACCGACAACATGTGAAGGCTAAAGTTGTGGTCGTACCCCGTGCGTTGGCCTCCAAGTTCGCTTCGGTGTCTGGCGCTAATGATGCTAATGATGAGAATATAACACGTTTCTCTCGGGTTGTCATCGTAGCTAAGAAACCGCTGGTGACGTGGAAAGCGCTATCTTCCTCCGGGTGCTGTGAAGAAGAGGTAACCACAGCAACTGAAGGTTTGGAGGGAACGGCCAAGACATCTAGCGTAGAGGGGATCCCGCCGTTGGTGTTCGCGCTGTGCCAGGCTCAACCCGGTGTGGTCGTTCATGTTCAACAGCAAAGCGCATCGTCCGAACAGGCGCCCAAAGAAGGCAATGCCGTTGTCGTACATTTCACTGTAAACAACTGCCAAATGAGCGCCAAGCAACTGCACAGATTCGTCGAGGAGTCCTTCATAGCATCTGCTGCTTCAGCTGGTGAAGACTGTGTTGTGCTGGATAAAGATGCAATACTCTTTTTCGCTTCCTTCGTACTGGATGAACGAGAGGAAGCACTCCGTGGGGTTGCCCATGGCGCCTGGGATTTCCTGGCTAGTGAAACGGAGAAGGCCCATCCCTTTGCTGTGGAGGAGTATCGCAAACGccagaagaaaagcaaatgcGATTTAGTCGAATTCGATGATGACGGCGTGCTAATTGTTCCGGTGCCCACGCTCCTACAGAATCTTATGGACGATGGAGCCTACCTGAAGGAAGCGCAGCAGGCGTATGAGACCGTGGTGGCACGACTTCAGATGCagatgaaggaggaggaggaggagggtgacaaaaccaaacaataCGTGTTTCTCGAGCCCCTACCACCCGTTCCCTCAGTAAGTTCCCGATAAGTGGTATGACGGAAACCGGAGCAAAATCACtattcaagaaaaagaaaaaaggggcgCCGTCTCTCCATCGGGAGTGTAATCAAGGGGAATGTCACGGCGCGCAATGGTCACAGTGGTGAAGTGACCATACAACACTTGAGCAAGTGGTTGCCTTTGGAGGGCAACAAAGGCAAATAACAATGTCTTACCAAATAATACATACATGTCTAACGTTAACTGTGCTCTGCTCCGCTGGAAACGGCGGATCTGCCCTTTGCTATCGgtgttattttccttcctgcGATATGTGGCTGCGCGCGTGCACACAAGAACGTAATATCTGCCGTATTCCCTGTGCTTCATGGATGCTTTACCTCCTGTTTCTTCTCACATTTATGTGCCCACTACCCATCTGCAATCAAGCAACCAATTTGACTGAGGAATTAAATTTGCTACGCTGTAGCGATTGGTTTGCGTACGCGTATGCGCTTAGGGATATGTTATACGACCGCAGCATAGCGAGGGTTTTCATCGTTTTGGCAACGCTTTTGTATGTTTACTACGTTGTGTGGATCGGTGTTACACCCTTTATTGTGTCGTCCCACTTCACGCagaatttttttcctccccgtGAGTATGGCATAttcgttgctgctgctgtgatgACGCTTATGCTGGGCGTCACTGTCACGTTGGCGTCTGTACGAACCATATTGTGGGCCGGGGCGGTGGGTCCGGAGGAAAGCGGGTGAAACGAGGTTTGATTGAAAGGGTTGTTTGCTTTGTGTGGTGGTACGCATGCACCTATTTGAACTAATAGCGGGGTAAATAGGTGGGTGCACTTCTGTTGCCTGAGCTCCCAGTGCCGTTTTACTACACGGCCTTTATTGTTGCtattattgctattgttCACTTCTGCGCACTGCATGTTGTTGCTTCatgagggggggggtgacATTCTGGTAGTGCAGCGTGGTTTGCTGGAGTTGTGGTGACACGATTATATTTTTACGGTTTCTGGTACTGCTTTATCTGTTAggtctttcctttctttgcatTATCTTATTTTCGTGTACTCTTCTGCTGTTTGTTGGGTTTTATTTCCTAACCAAATGGGCTGTTTCTTGAAACTTTGTCTGTGCACTTCTCCCGCACGCACTGTTCTGATCTGACTGTAAAATTCTGCTCCGTCGTGTGGTTCACAGGACCGTGAAATAAACCAGATTACATACGCATATACCTAACGGTGATTGTACGTCATTTGGCACAGCAGACAAGTAACGCTTTTAAAAGGTACAGCGGGGTGGTAGGTATtttaacaaagaagaaacgagAACACGGCATCAAACATACTTGTGTCACCTGCTTAATGGTGTCCCGGGTATTCAGTGCGTATGCGGAGTGGGTCCGTAGGAACGCCGACAATGTGGCCTCCATGGAGCGGTTTACGCACATGCTCACGATTATCCTTATGAGCCCTAACAACATGTTAAAACACGAGATAGGGAACACCATCGTTAACATACAGAACTTCTCTAACCACGCTATCATTTCTTCTGCTGGAAGAAAACTAAGTGTTGCGGAGCAGATATCTATTGTAGGACAAATTATTCGGAAAGCGGAATGCCTACTTGAGTTGCTACTACGCCGTTACCGAGGACATAGGACAGCATGGAACTTCTTGTTGATTCTGCAGCTCCTGAAGTGCTTCCTAAACCTGGTTGCGCACCAACAAATGTGTCTTCTGCCTTCCATATGGCAAGCTTTGCGACGCCAGCTCCGGCGCCTTATCACGTTTCCAAAAAAACTACTCGGGCCATCAGGTGTATCGAGTGGTAACTCTGGTGCCGCCTTATCCAATTTACCCCAGAGCAGTCAAGCAGCGGAACGGACTACACCACTCGTTATTCCACGTGTGGTTGCCACCCGTATGTTCAGGGACCGGAGTTCCGAAACTGTGGGTGAGGATGCCGATTTCTCTGAAGCTGGAAAGGGCAGTAACAGCGGCGGGGGTAATCCCGATGTGTTGCCATGCACGGCGTATGATGTGCTGGGTGCTGTTGTggattttttgttgttgttgcgccCACTCTTTTTGTTGTACTGCGCCCGGTCTGCGTTCCCGACTACTGCTATGGATGCTTGCTCCCAAATAGCCTCAGAGGTAGAAGACACAACCCTCGATGATGGACCACGGGATAGCAATGTTACCGACAAAAAGTCCGATTACGGCAGCTTCTTTTCTGTGAAGTCGTTGATAGCAGATGGTCTCAAGGAATCGCTTCTGGGAAATTGGAGTGTCTGGACCCTTTTCTTAGGTCTAGATGTGATTTTTGCAGCCTTGGCTCGTTACATTTTCCATTACCGTAAGCCCATTGTGTGCATCAACAGGGATGCTAGAAACTACAGCGGCGTCGGCAGTAATGATGGTAGGCAAATTGCACATGACGGCGAAGTGCCATCTCCGGAGTTGAGTGGCGTCAATTCAGCGGCAGAGCCCGACACCGTCGTCTCCCGTGACAGCCTCCGCGTGCAACAAACGATGCATAATTTAGTTTGCTGTTTCCTTCGTGATCCTTTCTTCGGTTCTGTGCTGCGGAGGTTCATTTACGACAACTTCATTATCGGACGAATTAACGGTATACCACTGGTGGGATCACTCCTCGCGCTGCATGTTGCCTCTTTCCTCTGCAGGCAACACTACTCGTTCATGTACTCTATCGGAGAGTGAATGCAAGGACGATCATGTGGAGGTTGGAAGGAGTCGCTACCTTGTATGCATACACAAATTTTAAACGaacaaaagtaaatgaaTGCATCTCTTTTTGGTGCTGAGTTGGGTGAAGAAGCAATATGAAAAGATGATGTGACGGGGAAAGCTACCGGCAGCTCCGATAAGTGAGTGGGGTGCTGTTCTAAGCAATGAGAAAGAAATGTACGGAACAACTCGTGgccattcccccccccccaggaCGTGGAGAATTCGAAATCCCTCTGTTTCATTCTATTTAAAATGctaaacagaaagagggtaGTAACTGCTTACACGCGTGGAGTTCTGCCTAACTACTGGGCATAGGCGCTGCAGTAACTATCCGTTCGCGGTTCACATTCACGCTCACGTATGTCTAAAATTGGTGGCGGTATTACAATCCTgcaacttctttcttttcgtcccccttttgcattttttgt
Encoded proteins:
- a CDS encoding Rab escort protein 1, putative, which encodes MKSSDHDEEGLVDLFAAGDEVEPEYTIEQMIIDRQELSREGETACGFTPLFDRFDNPTKREEGVETSPKLPLRPMQVYFRNKRHSLWGHKLWNAARYFVKRIDSGMIDVRGKTVLELGAGLGVPSLAAFRNGARCVVVTDYPDESLMEILRMNTETNCTLDQLDPTAAEFLRQEAVRLKSAYMSVHKGQETGKGDDREGKGVPLNSRCVVQPLLWGNTDHIREALKHTSGTGFDVLLLSDILFNHVCNDDLAGTVVQLLQRSPKAAAYCAFSHHRAHRQVEDLMFFDICASRGLLCEQIDEEDYPLMFPDDRGPEEIRRPVKVYKLSHRFDAAGVPLEPGQETYDVVVQGTGMVECFLAAALARSGVRVLQCDAQGEYGGPFKTLTVQQLRKYILQPPNDSGDGSSPSDGYAGGSQQVSSRGSNKDPSGVGNNNGNGDENTSTISVDLMDTLDVRTQHRFLLDLLPVHYFSKGDTVRKFVESDMARHAEFQCCSSFAFLFRCGETDESCAFRLQSVPLTRAQVFSADHIGLMQKRRLMKFVKDVAAPLAEHLHARTAALGEEEPGHTDVQEVGELFQQEVSQHPNETLSELLRRKYAVDETTLNIVTLLGQLETSSEPCMLRAVDLVRQVLTSIGAYGGSTPFLVPLYGASEVPQNMCRIAAVWNAVFVLRRSVSRVLKGLDTPTVEMSNRQHVKAKVVVVPRALASKFASVSGANDANDENITRFSRVVIVAKKPLVTWKALSSSGCCEEEVTTATEGLEGTAKTSSVEGIPPLVFALCQAQPGVVVHVQQQSASSEQAPKEGNAVVVHFTVNNCQMSAKQLHRFVEESFIASAASAGEDCVVLDKDAILFFASFVLDEREEALRGVAHGAWDFLASETEKAHPFAVEEYRKRQKKSKCDLVEFDDDGVLIVPVPTLLQNLMDDGAYLKEAQQAYETVVARLQMQMKEEEEEGDKTKQYVFLEPLPPVPSVSSR